From one Sulfurimonas sp. HSL-3221 genomic stretch:
- a CDS encoding transglutaminase-like domain-containing protein, giving the protein MEPFLASSTYIDYHHPAVMAKANALAEGLSAKEDVARVCFQYVRDAIAHTGDAGCGASTIKASEVLEQKTGWCYAKSHLLAALLRANGIPAALCYQRLSCSEYTPGIYCLHGLNAVWLEAYGWYRCDPRGNKEGVNAQFAPPIERLAFALGANEYDVAGRFAEPLPEVIDALQTYTSYEAMIGHFPDRSA; this is encoded by the coding sequence ATGGAACCATTTCTGGCATCGTCGACCTATATCGACTATCACCACCCCGCCGTCATGGCAAAGGCGAACGCGCTGGCAGAGGGACTGAGCGCCAAAGAAGACGTTGCCCGAGTCTGTTTCCAGTACGTCCGCGACGCGATCGCCCATACGGGTGACGCGGGCTGCGGAGCCTCGACGATCAAAGCTAGCGAGGTGCTGGAACAGAAAACCGGCTGGTGCTACGCCAAAAGCCACCTCCTCGCCGCCCTGCTTCGTGCCAACGGCATCCCCGCGGCGCTCTGCTACCAGCGGCTGAGCTGCTCGGAGTACACGCCAGGCATCTACTGCCTCCACGGCCTGAACGCGGTCTGGCTGGAGGCGTACGGCTGGTACCGCTGCGATCCCCGCGGCAACAAAGAGGGGGTCAATGCGCAGTTCGCCCCGCCGATCGAACGGCTGGCTTTTGCCCTCGGCGCGAACGAGTATGACGTCGCTGGGCGTTTCGCCGAGCCCCTGCCCGAAGTCATCGACGCGTTGCAGACCTACACGAGCTACGAAGCGATGATCGGCCATTTTCCCGATCGGTCTGCCTGA
- a CDS encoding 2-isopropylmalate synthase — MYTKYRPYPAVTMEKRAWADKTADVAPVWASTDLRDGNQALRNPMDIPKKVAYFQALVDFGFKEIEIAYPSASQTEFDFCRRLIEGEMIPDDVTVGVLVPAIERHIVRSFEALRGAKRIIFHLYNPTAENQREVVFRRTEKAIIDLAVQGAEWVRREAERFDGEVVFEYSPESFSQTELPFALAVSNAVIDAWGPTPEAPMILNLPNTLEAGSPNIYADRIEWMGERIAQRESVIISVHPHNDRGCAVASAELAVLAGAQRVEGTMLGNGERAGNVDLVTMAFNYYAQGIDPRLNVGKIDEVLARITVITGTEVPERHPYVGAMIYSAFSGTHQDAIKKGMEHRRASNTHAWEVPYLAIDPADIGRTYKDAVRINSQSGKGGVAYVLKECYGIEVPASEQTALADAVKKRSEARGGEIGADEVRAIYEQMAQPAETNSWSAAHYARHAGFVSALALPVVELLSPKAGETILDLGCGEGSLAVEIQKRGADVVAVDLNADMVESAKAKGIDAYVMSATRLPFEQRFDAVFSNAVLHWVTEPRTAVRQIRQALKPGGRFVAEFGGHGNAAQVVEAMARVFERHPEFGPFENPWYFPTDAEYRALLESEGFRVTSAELIPRPTPVDDIAHWLALFANGIVAHLDNEQVSRFKQEVRTLLVPTLYTAAEEWRVDYVRLRIKAVREG; from the coding sequence ATGTATACCAAATACCGGCCCTACCCGGCCGTGACCATGGAGAAAAGAGCCTGGGCGGACAAGACCGCCGACGTTGCCCCCGTGTGGGCCAGTACCGATCTGCGCGACGGCAACCAGGCACTCCGTAACCCGATGGATATCCCCAAAAAAGTCGCCTATTTTCAGGCCCTGGTCGATTTCGGCTTCAAAGAGATCGAGATCGCCTATCCCAGCGCGTCGCAGACCGAGTTCGATTTCTGCCGCAGGCTGATCGAGGGGGAGATGATCCCGGACGACGTTACCGTCGGTGTCCTCGTGCCCGCCATCGAACGCCATATCGTGCGCAGTTTCGAGGCGCTCCGGGGTGCGAAGCGGATCATCTTTCACCTGTACAACCCGACCGCCGAGAACCAGCGCGAAGTCGTGTTCAGACGCACGGAAAAGGCGATCATCGACCTGGCGGTGCAGGGCGCAGAGTGGGTCAGGCGCGAAGCGGAGCGATTTGACGGCGAAGTCGTGTTCGAGTATTCGCCGGAGAGCTTTTCGCAGACCGAGCTCCCCTTCGCGCTGGCGGTCTCCAACGCCGTCATCGACGCGTGGGGGCCGACACCGGAAGCCCCGATGATTTTGAACCTGCCCAATACGCTCGAAGCCGGTTCGCCCAATATCTACGCCGACCGGATCGAGTGGATGGGGGAGCGTATTGCGCAGCGCGAGAGCGTCATTATCAGCGTGCATCCGCACAATGACCGCGGCTGCGCCGTCGCCAGCGCCGAACTGGCCGTCCTGGCGGGTGCGCAGCGCGTCGAGGGGACGATGCTCGGTAACGGCGAGCGCGCCGGAAACGTTGACCTGGTCACGATGGCCTTCAACTACTACGCGCAGGGCATCGACCCGCGGCTGAACGTCGGGAAAATTGACGAGGTCCTCGCACGGATCACGGTGATCACCGGTACCGAAGTACCCGAACGTCACCCCTATGTGGGCGCCATGATCTACAGCGCCTTTTCGGGCACCCACCAGGATGCCATCAAGAAAGGGATGGAGCACCGCCGCGCCAGCAACACGCATGCGTGGGAGGTCCCCTACCTCGCCATCGACCCGGCCGATATCGGACGCACCTATAAAGATGCCGTCCGCATCAACTCCCAGTCGGGCAAGGGGGGCGTCGCCTACGTTCTCAAGGAGTGCTACGGCATCGAGGTCCCCGCCTCAGAGCAGACGGCACTCGCGGATGCCGTGAAAAAGCGCTCCGAGGCGCGCGGCGGCGAGATCGGCGCCGACGAAGTGCGCGCGATCTACGAGCAGATGGCGCAGCCCGCGGAGACCAACAGCTGGAGTGCGGCGCATTACGCCCGCCATGCCGGTTTCGTCTCGGCGCTGGCGCTCCCCGTCGTGGAACTGCTCTCGCCGAAAGCGGGCGAAACGATCCTCGACCTGGGCTGCGGCGAAGGGAGCCTCGCCGTGGAGATCCAAAAGCGCGGCGCCGACGTCGTGGCGGTCGATCTGAATGCCGACATGGTCGAAAGCGCCAAGGCCAAGGGGATCGACGCCTATGTGATGAGCGCGACACGTCTCCCGTTTGAGCAGCGTTTCGACGCGGTCTTTTCCAATGCCGTACTGCACTGGGTCACGGAGCCCCGCACGGCCGTGCGGCAGATCCGGCAGGCGCTGAAACCCGGCGGCAGGTTTGTCGCCGAGTTCGGCGGGCACGGCAATGCGGCGCAGGTCGTCGAAGCGATGGCCAGGGTCTTTGAACGGCATCCCGAATTCGGCCCCTTTGAAAACCCCTGGTACTTCCCGACCGATGCCGAGTACAGGGCGCTGTTGGAATCGGAAGGGTTCAGGGTCACCTCCGCCGAACTGATCCCGCGGCCGACGCCCGTAGACGACATCGCCCACTGGCTCGCTCTTTTCGCCAACGGCATCGTCGCCCACCTGGATAACGAACAGGTCTCCCGTTTTAAACAGGAGGTGCGGACGCTGTTGGTGCCGACACTGTACACTGCAGCGGAGGAGTGGCGCGTCGATTACGTTCGGCTGAGGATCAAGGCGGTCAGGGAAGGCTAG
- the ybaK gene encoding Cys-tRNA(Pro) deacylase → MTPAVNAAKKARIAYTLHAYTHDPAAPSYGTEASEKLGIDAARVFKTLVAQIDAHRFAVAVIPVCSMLSLKHLAAAANAKKARMADGPDVERISGYVLGGVSPLGQKKRLDTFIDASAQAFQTIFVSAGRRGLELELSPDDLQALSSAVFAPLTQTQ, encoded by the coding sequence ATGACACCCGCCGTCAATGCCGCCAAAAAGGCCCGTATCGCCTATACGCTGCATGCGTACACCCATGATCCGGCCGCACCGTCATACGGTACGGAAGCGTCGGAAAAGCTGGGCATAGACGCTGCGCGCGTTTTCAAAACCCTTGTTGCGCAAATCGACGCGCACCGCTTCGCCGTCGCGGTCATTCCCGTCTGCAGCATGCTCAGCCTCAAACACCTCGCCGCAGCCGCCAACGCCAAAAAAGCCCGGATGGCCGACGGCCCGGATGTGGAACGCATCAGCGGCTACGTGCTCGGCGGCGTCAGCCCCCTGGGGCAGAAAAAACGGCTCGACACCTTCATAGACGCCAGTGCGCAGGCGTTTCAGACCATCTTTGTGAGTGCGGGGCGACGGGGACTGGAGCTGGAGCTCTCGCCGGATGACCTGCAGGCACTGTCCTCCGCCGTTTTTGCGCCGTTGACCCAAACGCAATAA
- a CDS encoding superoxide dismutase yields the protein MHLNLPSLPFEPHALEPYISAETLAYHHGKHHAAYVKKYNDLITGSAFEGKPLLDVLRTAEGALFNNGAQAFNHDFYWKCLTPDDTAPSEALAAALAEAFGSVEGFKEAFTAAATSLFGSGWTWLIIDPEGALMIENGSNAYTPVQTEGKHPLLTCDVWEHAYYIDCRNARPKYVENFWHLINWDFVSENYKQKCRVSHHC from the coding sequence ATGCATCTGAATCTACCAAGCCTGCCATTTGAACCGCACGCGCTGGAACCCTACATCTCGGCGGAAACACTGGCGTATCACCACGGAAAGCACCATGCAGCCTATGTGAAGAAATACAACGACCTCATTACGGGCTCAGCGTTTGAAGGAAAACCGCTGCTAGACGTCCTGAGAACGGCGGAAGGGGCGCTGTTCAACAATGGCGCGCAGGCATTCAACCACGACTTTTACTGGAAATGCCTTACACCGGACGATACGGCGCCATCGGAGGCGCTGGCCGCGGCGCTGGCGGAAGCATTCGGTTCCGTCGAGGGCTTCAAAGAGGCGTTTACCGCGGCGGCAACGTCACTGTTCGGTTCGGGGTGGACATGGCTCATCATCGATCCGGAGGGCGCACTAATGATCGAAAACGGTTCCAACGCCTACACCCCGGTACAGACCGAAGGGAAACATCCGCTGTTGACCTGTGACGTCTGGGAACACGCCTATTACATTGACTGCCGGAACGCGCGCCCGAAATACGTCGAAAATTTCTGGCATCTGATCAACTGGGATTTCGTCTCGGAAAACTACAAGCAGAAATGCCGTGTCAGCCATCACTGCTGA